The following proteins come from a genomic window of Macadamia integrifolia cultivar HAES 741 chromosome 14, SCU_Mint_v3, whole genome shotgun sequence:
- the LOC122060969 gene encoding GDSL esterase/lipase 7-like gives MAMTFPMSLISLFLLPHFFLAKCSSPLSPALYVFGDSLVDSGNNDFLNTSAKANYKPYGIDFPDGPTGRFTNGNTCADFLAQYLGLPFVPPYLGLSEAQKSKTTTGMNYASGSAGILRKSGSAIGMNLALQIQIELFQETVNHYLPKNFKTNDELLQYLSKSIFVVDIGSNDYLNNYLQPAHYNSSHLYSPAQFAGILLKELRRSLQDLYHLGARKFLVFNIASIGCTPALLYSKKLTSGCAEDVNQLISLYNEGLPDMLQNLTSSLQGSNFVLGEFYASSYDSNQNPSKYGFTTRSPCCVINTTTAQCIQDVQPCLDRTTHIYWDAVHPTQESNFLFATGCFYGTTQCTPINILQLTVQKQ, from the exons ATGGCTATGACCTTTCCCATGTCCTTAATCTCACTTTTCTTgcttcctcatttcttcttggCAAAGTGCTCAAGTCCCCTCTCTCCTGCTTTATATGTATTTGGAGATTCTCTTGTAGATAGTGGCAATAATGATTTCCTTAATACATCTGCAAAAGCTAATTACAAACCATATGGCATAGACTTTCCAGATGGTCCAACAGGCAGATTCACCAATGGAAACACTTGTGCAGATTTTTTAG CTCAGTATCTTGGGTTACCATTTGTACCTCCATACTTGGGTCTTTCAGAGGCACAAAAGAGTAAAACAACTACTGGAATGAATTATGCATCAGGATCAGCTGGGATCCTCCGAAAATCGGGATCCGCAATA GGAATGAATTTAGCATTGCAGATACAGATTGAGTTGTTCCAAGAGACTGTTAACCATTACTTGCCCAAGAACTTTAAAACAAATGATGAGCTTTTACAGTACTTATCCAAGTCTATTTTTGTGGTAGACATAGGCAGCAATGACTATCTCAACAACTATCTCCAACCTGCACATTACAATAGTAGTCACCTATACAGCCCCGCGCAATTTGCTGGTATCCTCTTAAAAGAACTCCGACGAAGTCTACAG GATCTTTATCATTTGGGAGCCAGGAAGTTTTTGGTCTTCAATATCGCCTCTATTGGTTGTACACCGGCCTTATTATATAGCAAAAAGCTTACAAGTGGATGTGCTGAGGATGTAAATCAGTTAATATCTCTCTACAATGAAGGTCTACCAGATATGTTACAAAACCTGACAAGCAGCCTCCAGGGTTCAAACTTTGTTCTTGGAGAATTTTATGCATCCAGCTATGACTCGAACCAAAACCCTTCTAAATATG GGTTCACAACTAGAAGCCCTTGTTGTGTTATAAACACTACAACTGCACAATGCATCCAAGATGTACAACCTTGCCTGGATAGGACTACACATATCTACTGGGATGCAGTTCATCCAACACAAGAATCAAACTTCTTGTTTGCAACAGGTTGCTTCTATGGTACTACACAATGTACTCCAATAAACATACTGCAGCTCACTGTTCAGAAGCAATAA